The proteins below are encoded in one region of Mesotoga sp. Brook.08.105.5.1:
- a CDS encoding glycerate kinase, with product MRELREDVKYIIEKSIEAVQPESSVKKAIEKAGLTGPVFLLAIGKAAWRMAKAAKEKLGDEIERGVVITRYGYSQGEIEGIEIFEAGHPILDRKTVEATDHALKLIESGKPDKILFLISGGGSALFEKPADGVAFEDLVEVNNKLFRSGASIVEINTVRKRLSSVKGGRFARLVAPSQIYTLVLSDVLGDRLDSIASGPTYPDSSTSEEALAVIEKYALNLRPEVVEALKKETPDRLHNVQTEIIGSITRACESAATFARELGYNSSIVTTSLDCEARDAGVFLAAIAREERFNRPTKRPAALILGGETVVHVRGEGLGGRCQEMTLAFAIAADGMQNVTLACVGTDGIDGPTDAAGAIVDGNSMSRMIDAGIDPQLFLLDNDSYHALDKSGDLFKTGPTGTNVNDLIVLLCE from the coding sequence TTGAGAGAACTTAGAGAAGATGTGAAGTACATAATCGAGAAATCGATCGAAGCCGTTCAACCTGAGAGCTCGGTAAAAAAGGCGATCGAAAAGGCGGGGCTAACCGGTCCGGTATTTCTTCTTGCGATTGGAAAGGCAGCATGGAGAATGGCCAAGGCAGCAAAGGAGAAGCTCGGCGATGAAATCGAACGCGGTGTAGTCATTACTAGATATGGCTACAGTCAAGGAGAAATCGAAGGCATAGAGATATTTGAAGCGGGGCACCCGATTCTAGATAGGAAGACAGTCGAAGCTACCGATCATGCGCTGAAGTTAATTGAATCCGGCAAGCCCGATAAAATCCTCTTTCTTATATCGGGGGGAGGATCGGCACTGTTCGAAAAGCCTGCCGATGGCGTTGCTTTCGAAGATCTTGTGGAGGTTAACAACAAGCTTTTCCGCTCCGGTGCCAGTATCGTCGAGATCAACACAGTAAGAAAACGACTTTCTTCAGTGAAGGGCGGCCGTTTTGCAAGGCTCGTCGCTCCGTCACAGATATATACACTTGTTCTTTCAGACGTTCTTGGCGATCGCTTGGATTCGATAGCGTCCGGGCCGACCTATCCTGACAGCAGTACAAGCGAAGAAGCACTTGCCGTGATCGAGAAGTATGCGCTCAATCTCAGGCCCGAAGTTGTTGAAGCACTGAAGAAGGAGACCCCTGATAGACTTCACAACGTTCAGACCGAGATAATCGGAAGCATCACAAGAGCCTGCGAATCGGCAGCGACATTTGCTAGAGAGCTGGGCTACAACTCTTCAATAGTCACCACCTCACTAGATTGCGAAGCGAGAGATGCCGGAGTCTTCTTGGCCGCAATCGCAAGAGAAGAGCGCTTCAACAGACCTACAAAGAGACCTGCGGCGTTGATACTAGGTGGCGAAACGGTAGTGCATGTTCGGGGAGAAGGTCTCGGAGGCCGTTGTCAGGAGATGACTCTCGCCTTTGCAATCGCAGCAGATGGAATGCAGAACGTAACACTCGCATGTGTAGGTACAGACGGCATTGATGGTCCTACCGATGCGGCTGGAGCAATTGTCGATGGAAACTCTATGAGCAGAATGATCGATGCCGGAATAGATCCGCAACTGTTCCTTCTCGATAACGACTCCTACCACGCTCTGGACAAATCAGGGGATCTATTCAAGACGGGCCCGACGGGCACGAATGTCAACGACCTAATAGTGCTGCTGTGCGAATAG
- a CDS encoding carbohydrate ABC transporter permease — protein sequence MKRTRRETLVKTVVAWIVALIWILPLMGVVMTALRPFSEVIDGWWKLEPFNATLSNFSGALNHRTAALYKGMINSLMIAIPATIAPLLLATLAGYGISRYGFPLRKTFILTVVLTLALPQQMIAIPIFRIMSNLGLVDTFFGLILLHTAWGIPWITFFMRNYFKTLPADMEEAARIDGAGDFGIFFRVVLPNAFPAIASASALQFTWVWSDFFLALILIYSPEKLLATQRIPLMRGVYHVDWGLLSAASLLVMTVPVLIYVLLQRYYVRGMVGWTIK from the coding sequence ATGAAGAGAACGAGACGAGAGACTCTTGTGAAGACTGTTGTAGCCTGGATAGTTGCTCTAATCTGGATACTGCCTCTTATGGGTGTTGTTATGACGGCCTTGAGGCCTTTCAGCGAGGTAATCGATGGATGGTGGAAGCTCGAGCCCTTCAATGCGACTCTCTCGAACTTCTCCGGAGCGTTGAATCACCGGACAGCGGCTCTATACAAGGGAATGATAAATTCGCTAATGATAGCGATTCCAGCTACTATTGCTCCTCTGCTTCTTGCGACACTGGCCGGCTACGGAATCTCGAGGTACGGATTCCCATTGAGAAAGACCTTCATATTGACAGTGGTGCTAACGCTTGCTCTTCCTCAGCAGATGATAGCCATACCCATTTTCAGAATCATGAGCAACCTTGGGTTGGTGGACACCTTCTTTGGACTCATATTGCTTCATACTGCGTGGGGAATTCCGTGGATAACTTTTTTCATGCGCAACTACTTCAAGACTCTTCCTGCAGACATGGAAGAGGCCGCAAGAATCGATGGAGCCGGCGACTTCGGCATATTTTTCCGCGTGGTTCTCCCTAACGCATTCCCCGCTATTGCTTCTGCATCTGCTCTGCAGTTCACCTGGGTGTGGAGTGATTTCTTTCTTGCGCTCATCCTTATCTACTCACCGGAAAAGCTGCTCGCGACTCAACGAATCCCGCTGATGCGAGGTGTTTACCATGTTGACTGGGGACTGCTTTCGGCCGCGTCTTTGCTCGTCATGACAGTTCCCGTTCTCATTTACGTCCTCTTGCAGAGATATTATGTAAGGGGAATGGTAGGATGGACAATCAAATAG
- a CDS encoding sugar ABC transporter permease — translation MAVRKAKLKHFLYFILPALFLLVVFVLYPTLNTVFLSFVDDDGKISLSNYIEVFSSRDILDTRGFSRGFPYGSLIHNILWIAIHLPLTTIVGLFLAVLLRGVKGGGIVKSVIFLGMVMPMIVGGIMIRFMFEENVGVVNLVLQILGLETKTWTAYPETALFALIFGSVWLWTGFSMILYSAGLETIPSTYYEAAQIDGASKAKMLFKITIPLLKPITVVVLTMTLLWELKVFDIVYIATMGGPGGSSNVLALQMYLYGFREWDFGKSAVVAVLIAGSTLLAAIPMMKSAGDEAE, via the coding sequence TTGGCTGTAAGAAAGGCTAAGCTAAAACACTTCTTGTACTTCATTCTACCTGCCTTGTTCCTCCTGGTTGTTTTCGTTCTGTATCCAACTCTGAATACGGTTTTTCTAAGTTTCGTGGACGATGACGGAAAGATCTCACTTTCGAACTACATTGAGGTTTTCTCCAGCAGGGACATTCTGGATACGCGAGGATTCAGTAGAGGCTTTCCCTATGGTTCGTTGATCCACAATATCCTCTGGATAGCCATTCATTTACCGCTGACGACCATCGTCGGTCTTTTTCTTGCCGTTCTTCTGAGAGGTGTGAAGGGTGGAGGGATTGTCAAGTCCGTGATCTTCCTCGGAATGGTAATGCCTATGATCGTTGGGGGAATAATGATAAGATTCATGTTCGAAGAGAACGTGGGCGTTGTGAACCTTGTTCTTCAGATACTTGGATTAGAAACGAAAACCTGGACAGCATATCCAGAGACGGCCTTGTTTGCACTGATCTTCGGTTCGGTGTGGCTATGGACAGGTTTCTCCATGATTCTCTATTCTGCAGGACTCGAGACAATCCCAAGCACATACTATGAGGCAGCACAGATAGATGGAGCTTCGAAGGCGAAGATGCTTTTCAAGATCACTATCCCCCTGCTGAAACCTATAACTGTTGTAGTACTTACAATGACGCTTCTATGGGAGCTGAAGGTCTTCGATATTGTCTACATTGCAACGATGGGTGGGCCAGGCGGCTCATCTAACGTCTTGGCGCTCCAGATGTATCTCTACGGCTTCAGAGAGTGGGATTTTGGAAAGTCAGCTGTTGTTGCAGTGCTAATCGCAGGTTCGACTCTTCTAGCGGCGATACCAATGATGAAGTCGGCGGGGGATGAGGCAGAATGA
- a CDS encoding extracellular solute-binding protein yields MKKLLVAVLVVLTTALFAGTVSVIGPWSGSEMDAFIPVLEAFKAETGIDYTYQTYRAEDLANVLPAQFAARKAPADVIFMWSSFITNNTKNIAELTDVIDRDAYIPGALDNVTTADGKVYGIAYTAKVKPGFWYRKSFFEAHDLEVPSSWEEFVALLEKIDSLPGVKNAIASGNGVGWPLSDVTEHFLITFGGPELQKDLIEGNTSWRSHAVRNAMGKLVYLIERGFFSVPTEWTTILEQWWKGDYGLYFMGQWITGMVEDADDLAVFSLPGNRGMVFSIDYAFVPEFATNKAEALELVKFLAGEKGQSIQVAQGGHIATVEVAMDNYPAVDMEIAKLTEGVQTLNDLDDSIGGLWQTAFWDQLKLIWVRPERLNDALMDLDEKMPN; encoded by the coding sequence ATGAAGAAGCTTTTGGTAGCAGTTCTTGTTGTACTTACCACTGCGCTATTTGCAGGTACCGTCTCGGTAATCGGACCTTGGTCCGGCTCCGAAATGGATGCTTTCATTCCGGTCCTGGAGGCATTCAAGGCAGAAACGGGAATTGATTACACTTATCAGACTTACAGGGCAGAGGATCTGGCAAATGTCTTACCTGCTCAGTTTGCCGCAAGGAAGGCTCCCGCTGATGTGATATTCATGTGGTCTAGTTTCATAACAAACAACACGAAGAACATAGCGGAGCTTACCGATGTAATTGACAGAGATGCTTATATTCCGGGCGCACTTGACAACGTAACAACCGCAGACGGAAAGGTCTATGGAATAGCTTACACGGCAAAGGTAAAACCAGGTTTCTGGTACAGAAAATCCTTCTTTGAGGCTCACGACTTGGAAGTCCCTTCTTCCTGGGAGGAGTTTGTTGCACTTCTTGAGAAAATCGACTCGTTGCCTGGAGTGAAAAATGCCATTGCAAGTGGTAATGGTGTAGGATGGCCTCTTTCTGATGTCACAGAGCACTTCTTGATAACGTTTGGTGGGCCGGAACTTCAGAAGGATCTTATCGAAGGGAATACATCATGGAGAAGCCATGCCGTTCGAAATGCCATGGGCAAGCTAGTCTATCTGATCGAGAGAGGATTCTTCAGTGTACCAACTGAGTGGACAACGATACTGGAACAGTGGTGGAAAGGAGATTACGGCCTATACTTCATGGGGCAATGGATAACCGGAATGGTAGAAGATGCCGATGATCTCGCTGTTTTCAGCCTCCCGGGGAATCGAGGAATGGTTTTCAGTATCGACTACGCTTTCGTTCCAGAATTCGCCACAAACAAGGCGGAAGCTCTCGAGCTCGTGAAATTCCTTGCCGGTGAAAAAGGGCAGAGCATTCAGGTCGCACAGGGTGGCCATATAGCAACGGTCGAAGTAGCTATGGATAACTACCCGGCCGTCGACATGGAAATCGCGAAACTCACTGAGGGAGTTCAAACTCTCAACGATCTTGATGACTCTATTGGTGGTCTATGGCAAACCGCATTCTGGGATCAACTGAAGCTCATCTGGGTCCGCCCAGAAAGACTCAATGACGCTCTAATGGATCTTGACGAGAAGATGCCTAATTAA
- a CDS encoding DUF6062 family protein produces the protein MRADNVLESEVVTLLEQGDNCPVCRSMEKSVDGWVIGAFSNLLHNESARKQLRENGLCREHLKRIVELAREKSDVGSLAVSIIFRELLVEQLLWLEDSKGSILKKRRKPVDGSCVLCSVAAQSEKIYLSAFCKFLDRDEVRRSYEESSAVFCLGHSKHLVEKVSRQTREWLITVQKNKYGEVAKEIDDFVSKHDYRNESPIGPERNAWVKASRIIGEKHSTEQ, from the coding sequence TTGAGGGCTGACAACGTACTTGAAAGCGAGGTAGTCACTCTTCTTGAGCAAGGTGACAACTGTCCTGTATGTCGCTCCATGGAGAAGTCGGTAGACGGGTGGGTGATAGGGGCCTTTTCGAATCTTCTTCATAATGAAAGCGCTCGAAAACAATTAAGAGAGAACGGGTTATGTAGAGAACACCTAAAAAGAATAGTTGAACTGGCAAGAGAGAAATCCGATGTCGGCTCTCTTGCCGTTTCGATTATCTTTCGGGAGCTTCTTGTTGAGCAGCTCCTGTGGCTGGAGGACAGCAAGGGATCGATTTTGAAGAAAAGAAGAAAACCTGTGGATGGAAGCTGCGTACTATGTTCTGTTGCCGCCCAGAGTGAAAAGATATACCTTTCCGCTTTCTGCAAGTTTCTTGACAGAGATGAAGTTCGTAGGTCGTACGAAGAGTCGTCAGCGGTTTTCTGTCTTGGCCACTCTAAGCATCTTGTGGAGAAGGTCTCGCGACAGACGAGAGAATGGCTGATTACTGTTCAGAAAAACAAGTATGGCGAGGTTGCGAAAGAGATAGACGACTTCGTTTCGAAGCACGACTATAGAAATGAATCACCCATTGGACCGGAACGTAATGCATGGGTAAAAGCCTCTAGAATAATAGGAGAGAAGCACTCTACTGAACAATGA
- a CDS encoding DUF438 domain-containing protein — MSELFNKEEFLKGLIKRLHENPDNIESIRGDFMKVVRELTPFEIAQVEQKLVEEGMPPESIQLMCNVHLDVFKEALDEDDINVEPWHPLHILIEEHRDILNKSKALRDVASKIGRGKYGEEEVKRLSSLIDYFELVESYFSKEENVLFPYLERHGLVQPPAIMWKEHDEVRELRRKLGNAIRNLKDVQSNTNELAIGIAEIFSNHIYKEHKILFPSSLKLLSEKEWEEVRTQFDEIGYFAFEPMPFTPSAVEPEEQSVEGLVNLGSGFLKVDQLRILLNNLPFDITYVDEDDVVRYFSEGKERIFTRTRAIIGRKVQNCHPQKSAHIVEKILSDFKSGTRDVAQFWLNLEPKMVHIRYFALRDNDGKYAGTLEVTQEISEIRALEGEKRIYDPLD, encoded by the coding sequence GTGAGCGAGCTCTTTAACAAAGAAGAATTCCTGAAAGGATTGATAAAGAGACTGCACGAAAATCCGGATAACATCGAGAGCATAAGGGGAGATTTCATGAAAGTTGTGAGGGAATTAACCCCCTTCGAAATCGCACAGGTAGAGCAGAAGCTCGTAGAAGAGGGGATGCCGCCCGAAAGTATACAGCTTATGTGCAACGTTCATCTCGACGTATTTAAGGAGGCGTTGGACGAAGACGATATCAATGTTGAGCCCTGGCATCCTCTCCACATTCTGATAGAAGAGCATAGAGACATCCTTAACAAGTCTAAGGCGCTGCGGGATGTCGCGTCCAAGATCGGCAGAGGGAAGTATGGAGAAGAAGAGGTCAAGCGACTATCTTCGCTGATTGATTATTTTGAACTTGTTGAATCGTATTTCTCTAAAGAAGAGAATGTCCTTTTCCCGTATCTTGAAAGACACGGCCTCGTTCAACCACCTGCGATAATGTGGAAGGAACACGATGAAGTGAGAGAACTGAGGAGGAAATTAGGAAATGCAATCAGGAATCTGAAGGATGTGCAAAGCAATACAAACGAATTGGCAATAGGTATTGCAGAGATCTTTTCAAACCATATCTATAAGGAACACAAGATACTCTTCCCCTCTTCGCTCAAACTGCTTTCCGAGAAAGAGTGGGAGGAAGTCAGAACTCAGTTCGACGAGATTGGATACTTCGCTTTCGAGCCAATGCCTTTTACTCCATCGGCGGTCGAACCTGAAGAGCAGAGTGTCGAAGGCCTTGTGAACCTGGGAAGCGGTTTCTTGAAAGTCGACCAGCTCAGGATACTTCTTAACAACCTTCCATTCGACATTACTTACGTTGACGAAGACGATGTAGTTCGATATTTCAGCGAAGGAAAGGAAAGAATATTCACAAGGACGAGAGCGATAATCGGCAGAAAGGTTCAGAACTGCCATCCTCAGAAGAGTGCCCATATTGTTGAGAAGATTCTTTCTGACTTCAAGAGTGGAACAAGAGACGTTGCTCAATTCTGGCTTAACCTCGAACCTAAAATGGTTCATATAAGATACTTTGCGTTGAGAGACAACGACGGGAAGTACGCGGGTACGCTCGAGGTCACTCAGGAGATATCTGAAATCAGGGCACTTGAAGGCGAGAAGAGGATCTACGATCCTCTGGACTAG
- a CDS encoding aldo/keto reductase has product MIRREIGNTGEKVSALGFGCMRLPTLDEQSIDVEEATRMLRFAVDNGVDYVDTAWGYHNGQSEPFVGQALQNGYREKVNLATKLPSWLIKSREDMDYYLNEQLKRLRTDVIDFYLIHSLNKRFWKNLTEHDIFDFMDSSLSSGRIKHIGFSFHDTIDVFKEIIDSYDWEFCQIQYNFLDTEHQAGFEGLKYAAGKGIGIVVMEPLRGGKLASNVREDILSIWRSTGIERSPAAWALRWVWNDPAVGVVLSGMSNMDQVKENIATAREALPDSLSASELAIVERVSEEYKKSIRVNCTGCNYCMPCPNGVAIPSCLEFFNDAYMFDSIEDHKNAYLRLIKEESRASNCIECGRCEELCPQGIPIIESLKEVAALFE; this is encoded by the coding sequence ATGATTCGCAGAGAGATTGGAAATACGGGAGAGAAAGTATCTGCCCTGGGATTCGGTTGTATGAGACTCCCAACGCTCGACGAGCAGTCTATAGATGTTGAGGAAGCTACGAGAATGCTTAGGTTCGCTGTCGACAATGGTGTTGATTATGTCGACACCGCCTGGGGATATCATAATGGCCAGAGCGAACCCTTTGTCGGACAAGCTCTTCAAAATGGCTACAGAGAGAAGGTTAATCTTGCAACCAAACTTCCGAGTTGGTTGATCAAGAGCAGGGAAGACATGGACTACTATCTCAATGAACAGTTGAAGCGTTTGAGAACTGACGTGATCGACTTCTACCTAATACATTCCCTAAACAAGAGATTCTGGAAGAATCTCACCGAACACGATATCTTCGATTTCATGGATTCCTCCCTTTCCAGCGGAAGAATCAAACATATCGGGTTCTCTTTTCACGACACTATAGATGTTTTCAAGGAGATCATCGATTCCTACGATTGGGAGTTTTGTCAGATTCAGTACAACTTCCTGGATACAGAGCATCAGGCGGGCTTTGAAGGCCTGAAATATGCGGCCGGTAAGGGGATAGGAATCGTTGTTATGGAACCTCTTCGTGGAGGGAAGCTCGCATCAAATGTACGGGAGGATATCCTTTCAATTTGGCGGTCTACAGGGATTGAGAGATCGCCTGCCGCCTGGGCGCTTAGATGGGTCTGGAATGATCCTGCCGTTGGTGTTGTGCTCAGCGGGATGTCGAACATGGATCAGGTTAAGGAGAATATCGCAACGGCCAGAGAGGCTCTTCCCGATTCCTTGTCTGCTTCAGAACTTGCTATCGTCGAAAGGGTCAGCGAAGAATACAAAAAGAGTATAAGAGTGAACTGTACCGGCTGCAATTATTGCATGCCATGCCCTAACGGTGTGGCGATTCCAAGTTGTCTGGAGTTCTTCAATGATGCATACATGTTTGACAGCATCGAGGACCACAAGAATGCCTATTTGAGATTAATCAAGGAAGAGAGTAGAGCCTCGAACTGCATCGAGTGTGGACGTTGCGAAGAGCTCTGTCCTCAGGGAATTCCGATAATCGAGAGTCTCAAGGAAGTTGCTGCGCTCTTCGAATAG
- the glmU gene encoding bifunctional UDP-N-acetylglucosamine diphosphorylase/glucosamine-1-phosphate N-acetyltransferase GlmU — MTGIILAAGQGKRMKSRLPKVIHRIIDRPMINWVAASLRRAGVDRIVVVTGFEADRVEAVLDEDVLSVRQIPQLGTGHAVMTAAEYLDDEEVVVLAGDEPLVRVSTLEKLILTRRNGDYDVVFLTMKPADPTGYGRVVKTGDKIRIVEHRDADQETRKIDEVNTAIYAFKGSFLRDAVKRLSNDNDQKEYYLTDTVAMAERADTIVVEDTDEVLGVNDRIQLAEITRIAKKRINEEHMRNGVTMVDPETCYIGPDVEIGIDSVIEPMVFITGKTRIGDNCLIGPMTRIENAIVEDDVEIIRSEVDSAEIRSGARVGPFSRLRPGAVVMNNAHVGNYVELKKTVLGKGSKAQHLTYLGDTNVGENVNIGAGTITCNYDGKNKYKTEICNGAFIGSNTSLVAPVKIGERSVTAAGSAITEDVPPDSLAFGRARQVVKEGRYPKNRGQEEKN, encoded by the coding sequence ATGACTGGAATAATACTTGCTGCTGGTCAGGGAAAGAGAATGAAGTCAAGACTTCCAAAAGTTATTCACAGGATCATCGATAGACCTATGATCAATTGGGTTGCCGCTTCCCTGAGAAGGGCAGGCGTAGACAGGATAGTTGTCGTAACGGGTTTTGAAGCGGATAGAGTAGAAGCTGTCCTCGATGAAGATGTTCTCTCTGTCAGGCAGATCCCTCAGCTCGGCACCGGGCATGCGGTTATGACGGCGGCCGAATACCTCGATGACGAAGAGGTCGTCGTTTTAGCTGGAGACGAACCTTTGGTGAGAGTTTCCACTCTGGAAAAGCTAATTTTGACTAGAAGAAATGGTGATTATGATGTTGTCTTTCTCACTATGAAACCTGCAGATCCCACCGGCTATGGAAGAGTCGTGAAAACCGGAGACAAGATCAGAATAGTTGAACACAGGGACGCCGATCAAGAGACGAGAAAGATAGATGAAGTGAACACGGCAATTTACGCGTTTAAGGGAAGCTTTCTCAGAGATGCAGTTAAAAGATTGTCTAATGACAATGATCAGAAGGAGTACTATCTTACCGATACGGTGGCGATGGCTGAAAGGGCAGATACTATCGTTGTAGAAGATACGGATGAAGTTCTTGGCGTAAACGACAGAATTCAGTTGGCCGAAATAACCAGAATAGCTAAGAAAAGAATAAACGAAGAACACATGAGAAACGGAGTGACGATGGTTGATCCGGAGACGTGTTATATTGGTCCGGACGTTGAAATCGGTATTGACTCGGTAATTGAGCCTATGGTCTTCATAACCGGAAAGACCCGTATCGGCGATAACTGCTTGATAGGTCCGATGACAAGAATTGAGAATGCGATCGTTGAAGACGACGTAGAGATAATTCGCTCCGAAGTAGACTCCGCAGAGATCCGTTCTGGAGCTAGAGTCGGTCCCTTTTCAAGGTTGAGGCCGGGAGCCGTTGTGATGAACAATGCTCATGTAGGTAATTACGTCGAGCTCAAGAAGACGGTTCTCGGGAAAGGGTCGAAGGCCCAGCATTTGACCTATCTAGGCGACACGAATGTAGGAGAGAATGTCAATATTGGCGCAGGTACGATCACCTGTAACTATGACGGAAAGAACAAGTATAAGACGGAGATTTGTAACGGCGCCTTCATAGGCAGCAACACATCTCTGGTCGCCCCGGTGAAGATAGGCGAACGCTCTGTAACCGCTGCCGGCTCAGCTATTACTGAAGATGTTCCACCTGACTCGCTTGCGTTCGGCAGAGCCAGACAAGTCGTGAAAGAAGGAAGATATCCAAAAAATAGAGGGCAGGAGGAGAAAAACTGA
- a CDS encoding ribose-phosphate pyrophosphokinase, giving the protein MPYQTNEMKVFAGSASLPLAEKIAKHLGVRLGDCRTKRFSDGEINLKIDETVRGHDIFIIQSTSSPANENLMELLIMIDAFRRASAHSIAAVIPYYGYARQDRKARGRDPITAKLVANLLTTSGAGRLITIDLHAEQIQGFFDIPVDNLWSFPAFLKFFSEGAFNRDEMAVISPDIGGVKRASKFAAKLGVPMAILDKRRPRDNEAEMVHIIGDVEGKTAIIFDDIIDTGRSLVEAAKMLKSNGAGKIYACATHGVFSGDAKNIIADSEIEKVFITDTIFHDDLPENILMLSIAPLLAEALTRVRKNLSVSILFR; this is encoded by the coding sequence ATGCCGTACCAGACGAACGAGATGAAGGTTTTCGCCGGTTCTGCGAGTCTTCCGCTAGCCGAAAAAATCGCGAAACACCTTGGAGTCAGGCTTGGAGATTGCAGAACAAAGAGGTTCTCCGACGGGGAGATTAATCTGAAGATCGATGAGACGGTTAGAGGTCATGACATCTTCATTATCCAGTCAACCAGTAGTCCGGCCAACGAGAACCTTATGGAACTCCTTATTATGATCGATGCTTTTAGACGTGCTTCGGCCCATTCAATTGCCGCTGTGATTCCTTACTATGGTTACGCACGACAGGACAGAAAGGCGAGGGGCCGAGACCCGATAACAGCAAAACTTGTCGCGAATCTTCTCACAACGTCTGGGGCGGGAAGACTGATAACTATAGACTTGCATGCAGAGCAGATACAGGGTTTTTTCGATATTCCCGTGGACAATCTCTGGTCATTTCCTGCATTTCTGAAGTTCTTCAGTGAAGGTGCGTTTAATAGAGACGAAATGGCAGTGATCTCGCCTGATATCGGCGGAGTCAAACGTGCCAGCAAGTTCGCTGCGAAACTTGGCGTTCCTATGGCGATTCTCGACAAGAGAAGACCGAGGGACAATGAGGCCGAAATGGTTCACATAATCGGCGATGTCGAGGGAAAGACAGCAATAATCTTTGATGATATAATTGACACCGGTCGTTCACTGGTAGAGGCAGCCAAGATGCTAAAATCCAACGGTGCGGGCAAGATATATGCTTGTGCGACTCACGGAGTTTTCTCCGGCGATGCGAAGAACATAATTGCAGACTCGGAGATCGAGAAGGTCTTCATCACAGATACGATATTCCACGACGATCTTCCCGAAAACATATTGATGCTGTCGATTGCACCGCTTCTGGCAGAAGCGTTGACCCGAGTCAGAAAGAATCTGTCGGTGAGTATTTTGTTCAGATAG
- a CDS encoding 50S ribosomal protein L25, producing MHEINLVAEPRNGEVKAKNLLIEGKIPGVIYGAEMETISISLDKVEVLRIMKRVAETSSIVLTLDGKEYHAFLKGVQRDKVTDSVIHLDFFVPSSGHKMELRIPIRLVGTPMGVEKGGIVDHIVNELPVSVLPKDIVEEIVVDVSSLDVGHVLRVKDLDIPEGIKPLLDDEDAIMLIALPRVAKEVEEEEAEELEEGVEPEVINKGKKEEGKEE from the coding sequence ATGCACGAAATTAATCTCGTTGCTGAACCCCGCAACGGTGAAGTGAAAGCAAAGAACCTGCTTATTGAGGGCAAGATTCCTGGAGTGATTTACGGGGCAGAAATGGAGACTATTTCCATTAGCCTGGATAAGGTTGAGGTTTTGAGAATCATGAAAAGAGTAGCGGAGACATCTTCGATCGTTCTTACTCTGGATGGAAAGGAATACCATGCCTTCCTGAAGGGAGTGCAGAGAGACAAGGTTACTGACTCGGTTATTCATCTCGACTTCTTTGTTCCTTCCAGCGGTCATAAGATGGAGCTCCGTATTCCGATCAGGTTGGTAGGCACACCGATGGGAGTAGAAAAGGGAGGAATAGTTGATCATATCGTCAACGAGCTTCCGGTTTCCGTTCTTCCGAAAGATATCGTGGAAGAGATTGTCGTTGATGTGAGTTCATTAGACGTTGGTCATGTTCTAAGAGTAAAGGATCTGGACATCCCTGAGGGAATAAAGCCCTTGCTTGACGACGAAGATGCAATTATGCTGATAGCGCTTCCAAGAGTTGCAAAGGAAGTTGAAGAAGAGGAAGCAGAAGAGCTTGAGGAAGGCGTTGAGCCCGAAGTAATCAACAAGGGAAAGAAAGAAGAGGGAAAAGAGGAATAA
- the pth gene encoding aminoacyl-tRNA hydrolase, translating into MFLFVGLGNPGPRYALTRHNVGFLFVDQMIKQGLRKTIQKRLYDAYLLEGQTKVYVAKPLTFMNLSGVAVRLLMKDINFSEGDALTLVYDDVWIPLGRIRIRENGSDGGHNGVKSVISEIGTKEFPRIRIGVGPLPEHGDMVDYVLGKFSDEEYAKASKAVDLAVSAAKDLIAGDIRKAMSYYNGLEAT; encoded by the coding sequence GTGTTTCTCTTTGTTGGACTGGGAAATCCTGGCCCACGTTATGCGCTCACGAGACATAACGTGGGTTTTCTATTCGTTGATCAAATGATCAAACAAGGGCTTAGAAAGACTATTCAGAAGAGACTCTACGATGCTTATCTTCTTGAGGGGCAGACGAAGGTATATGTAGCGAAACCTCTCACCTTCATGAACCTAAGCGGTGTCGCTGTAAGATTACTCATGAAGGATATCAACTTCAGCGAAGGCGACGCGTTGACTCTTGTGTATGACGATGTGTGGATTCCTCTTGGAAGAATAAGAATTAGAGAGAACGGCTCAGATGGCGGCCACAACGGCGTGAAGTCTGTCATTTCGGAAATTGGGACAAAGGAATTCCCGAGAATCAGAATCGGTGTTGGGCCGCTTCCGGAACATGGAGACATGGTCGACTATGTTCTCGGGAAATTCAGCGATGAAGAGTACGCCAAAGCCAGCAAGGCTGTAGATCTTGCGGTTTCTGCTGCGAAAGACTTGATCGCTGGCGACATACGAAAAGCAATGTCGTACTACAATGGCTTGGAAGCTACTTGA